A genome region from Setaria italica strain Yugu1 chromosome III, Setaria_italica_v2.0, whole genome shotgun sequence includes the following:
- the LOC101756604 gene encoding putative disease resistance protein RGA3 isoform X2, translating to MAEVLATMVVGPLVSMVKEKASSYLLEQYQVVEGLEKQHKLLKRKLPAILDVITDAEEQAAAKREGAKAWLEEVRQVAYQANDVLDEFKYEALRRKAREEGHYKELGMDVIKLFPSHNRFVFRIKMGNKLRIILQELDVLIAEMNCFGFKFRPGPPVPVNHLRENSSKIIDPVDIAGRSRAGDKEKIIKSLLDKASNVNLTVFPIVGMGGMGKTTLAQLVYNDPEIQKHFQLRLWACVSDNFDVDSLAERIVEEAKKNFETKEAKKNGCQANGSSALDKLQNAVSGKRYLLVLDDVWNRDEAHKWEKLKSYLQHGGSGSSVLTTTRDQAVAKLMMGTAKGAYELGRLGENFIEEIIKSRAFSSKQEKDWPRELVNMVGDVAKRCAGSPLAAKALGSVLCTKTTVREWKDVLRRKKICDDRNGILPVLKLSYNCLPSHMRQCFAFCAMFPKDYEIDVEMLIQLWMANDFIPVLQGEEHPEISGKNIFIELASRSFFQDVKGIPFEFTDIEVYRVTCKIHDLMHDVALDSMGKECAAIATEQSKSGDFPHSARHLLLSVNEPETLLNASQEKGSPVIQTLICEEYVDRDLQHLSKYRSARALKIKGGSTSFLKSVWLHHLRE from the exons ATGGCTGAGGTACTGGCCACCATGGTGGTCGGCCCACTGGTGTCCATGGTGAAGGAGAAGGCCTCCAGCTACCTCCTGGAGCAGTACCAGGTGGTGGAGGGCTTGGAGAAGCAGCACAAGCTCCTCAAGCGCAAGCTGCCGGCCATCCTGGACGTCATCACCGACGCCGAGGAGCAGGCGGCAGCCAAGCGAGAAGGGGCGAAAGCTTGGCTGGAGGAGGTCCGGCAAGTGGCCTACCAGGCGAATGACGTCTTGGACGAGTTCAAGTACGAGGCGCTCCGCCGCAAAGCCAGGGAGGAGGGGCACTACAAGGAGCTCGGCATGGATGTAATAAAGCTCTTCCCTTCTCACAACCGTTTTGTGTTCCGTATCAAGATGGGCAACAAGCTCCGCATAATTTTGCAAGAACTTGATGTCCTTATCGCAGAGATGAATTGTTTCGGGTTCAAGTTCCGACCAGGGCCACCAGTGCCCGTAAATCACTTGAGGGAGAATAGTTCTAAAATCATCGACCCCGTGGACATTGCCGGCAGATCCAGAGCTGGAGACAAGGAGAAGATTATTAAGTCGTTGCTTGATAAAGCTAGCAATGTGAATCTCACGGTCTTTCCTATCGTCGGGATGGGAGGGATGGGGAAGACCACCTTAGCCCAGCTTGTTTACAATGACCCTGAGATTCAGAAGCATTTCCAGCTGCGACTCTGGGCGTGCGTCTCTGACAACTTTGATGTGGATTCCCTGGCTGAAAGAATTGTCGAAGAAGCTAAGAAGAATTTTGAAACGAAAGAAGCTAAGAAGAATGGTTGTCAAGCAAATGGAAGTTCAGCATTGGACAAGCTTCAAAATGCAGTGAGTGGGAAGAGGTACCTCCTCGTATTGGATGATGTCTGGAACCGTGATGAGGCACACAAGTGGGAAAAACTGAAGTCCTACCTTCAGCATGGTGGCAGCGGCAGCTCAGTGCTCACAACAACTCGTGATCAAGCAGTCGCAAAACTAATGATGGGTACAGCTAAAGGAGCCTATGAACTTGGACGCTTGGGTGAAAATTTCATAGAGGAAATTATCAAGTCAAGAGCATTCAGCTCAAAACAAGAAAAGGATTGGCCTCGTGAACTAGTTAACATGGTTGGTGATGTTGCAAAGAGATGTGCTGGTTCTCCTTTAGCTGCTAAAGCATTGGGCTCTGTGTTATGTACCAAGACCACCGTGCGTGAATGGAAGGATGTGCTAAGGAGAAAAAAGATTTGTGATGATAGAAACGGAATCTTACCAGTACTCAAGCTTAGTTACAATTGCTTGCCATCACATATGCGGCAATGCTTTGCTTTCTGTGCTATGTTTCCCAAGGATTATGAGATTGACGTGGAAATGTTGATCCAGTTATGGATGGCCAATGATTTTATCCCGGTGCTACAAGGAGAAGAACATCCTGAAATTTCaggtaaaaatattttcattGAGCTTGCATCAAGGTCATTTTTCCAGGATGTGAAGGGGATCCCATTTGAGTTCACTGATATAGAGGTATATAGAGTTACTTGTAAGATCCATGACCTTATGCATGACGTTGCATTGGATTCTATGGGAAAAGAATGCGCTGCTATAGCTACAGAACAGAGTAAAAGTGGGGATTTTCCACATTCAGCTCGTCATTTATTATTGTCAGTCAATGAACCAGAAACTCTTCTGAATGCTTCCCAGGAGAAAGGCTCTCCGGTTATACAAACACTGATATGTGAGGAATATGTAGACAGAGACTTGCAACATTTGTCAAAATACAGGTCTGCGCGAGCATTAAAGATCAAGGGAGGTTCGACTTCATTCCTAAAATCCGTATGGCTACATCACCTGAG GGAATGA